A single region of the Thermococcus zilligii AN1 genome encodes:
- the nadA gene encoding quinolinate synthase NadA yields the protein MEKGKLIDEILRLKEERNAIILAHNYQLPEVQDIADFLGDSLELARKAVNVDADVIVFAGVDFMAETAKILNPEKTVLLPTRRATCAMANMLKPEHILEAKKRYPNAPVVLYVNSSAECKAYADVTVTSANAVKIVEKLDSDVVIFGPDKNLAHYVAKKTGKTVIPVPEGGHCYVHRKFTVEDVERAKKLYPNAKLMVHPECNPEVQERADIIVSTGGMIKRAPEWDEWVVFTEREMVYRLSKLYPDIRFHPARGDATCVGMKAITLNHIYESLRDMKYKVEVPGEIAEKARKAIERMLEMG from the coding sequence ATGGAGAAAGGAAAACTCATTGACGAAATCCTCAGGCTTAAGGAGGAGCGCAACGCGATAATCCTGGCCCACAACTACCAGCTGCCGGAGGTTCAGGATATAGCGGACTTTTTAGGGGACAGCCTCGAGCTCGCAAGGAAAGCGGTGAACGTTGATGCCGACGTCATAGTTTTTGCTGGCGTTGATTTCATGGCGGAAACTGCCAAAATCCTCAACCCAGAAAAAACTGTCCTGCTCCCGACGAGGAGGGCAACCTGCGCCATGGCCAACATGCTCAAACCGGAGCACATCCTCGAGGCGAAGAAGAGGTATCCAAACGCCCCGGTTGTTCTCTACGTTAACAGCTCGGCCGAATGCAAGGCCTACGCCGACGTCACGGTCACTTCGGCCAACGCCGTCAAAATCGTCGAAAAGCTTGACTCTGACGTTGTAATCTTCGGGCCAGACAAGAACCTCGCCCACTACGTGGCGAAAAAGACTGGCAAGACCGTAATACCCGTCCCCGAGGGGGGCCACTGCTACGTCCACAGGAAGTTCACCGTTGAAGACGTAGAGCGCGCGAAAAAGCTATATCCAAACGCCAAGCTCATGGTGCACCCAGAGTGCAATCCAGAGGTTCAGGAGAGGGCTGACATAATCGTCTCAACCGGCGGGATGATAAAGCGCGCCCCCGAGTGGGACGAGTGGGTCGTCTTCACGGAGAGGGAGATGGTCTACAGGCTGAGTAAACTCTATCCAGACATCAGGTTCCACCCCGCCAGAGGGGACGCCACCTGCGTCGGGATGAAGGCCATAACTCTGAACCACATCTACGAGTCGCTCCGCGATATGAAGTACAAAGTTGAGGTCCCCGGGGAGATAGCGGAGAAGGCAAGAAAGGCGATAGAAAGGATGCTGGAGATGGGCTAA
- a CDS encoding nucleotidyltransferase family protein has protein sequence MIKKAVIPIGGEATRLRPLTIETSKGLVRLLNKPILEHSILSLAKDGIEEVYLGVKGYVNYTSLFDYFREGYWLKEKYGLEKEVRIRYMPRYESTTNGDAVWYTMQYYGIKEPVVVIQGDNVYQLNIQEMFEWHRKKKAFITIALQRVGDVTGFGVAKIDGDYRIEYFVEKPRPEEAPSNLANTGIYILSENFWKFLEEDWAKDMRERKTLDFGGDIIPALIEHGYDVYGYPMEGYWFDVGTPERYLGAAMYLLHHLSPEEMEAVEVTQEVYMQGKSEMSEDLRRKIRDAIKRGELLVDGKVLLGRHISIGSGTTLEDAIIDNYSVIGRGCEILHSVVMDRVKLGDNVRVINSIVGRHVEIGDNVRIVNSVIGDNAVISDNVRMYNVKIWPHEFVEKGATLEHYTVRSAVPKR, from the coding sequence ATGATAAAGAAAGCGGTCATTCCCATAGGGGGCGAAGCTACCAGGCTGAGGCCCCTCACGATTGAGACATCGAAAGGCCTCGTGAGGCTCCTCAACAAGCCCATCCTCGAGCACTCGATTCTGAGCCTGGCAAAGGACGGCATCGAGGAGGTGTACCTCGGGGTAAAGGGCTACGTGAACTACACCTCGCTCTTTGACTACTTCCGCGAGGGCTACTGGCTCAAAGAGAAGTACGGGCTTGAGAAAGAAGTGAGGATTCGTTACATGCCGCGCTACGAGAGCACCACCAACGGCGACGCTGTGTGGTATACAATGCAGTACTACGGCATAAAAGAACCCGTTGTGGTGATCCAGGGGGATAACGTATACCAGCTGAACATTCAGGAGATGTTCGAGTGGCACAGGAAGAAAAAGGCCTTCATCACCATAGCGCTCCAGCGCGTTGGGGACGTTACAGGCTTCGGCGTCGCGAAGATTGACGGCGACTACAGAATAGAGTACTTCGTCGAGAAGCCCAGGCCCGAGGAGGCCCCGAGCAACCTGGCAAATACGGGGATATACATCCTCTCGGAGAACTTCTGGAAGTTTTTAGAGGAGGACTGGGCGAAGGACATGAGGGAAAGAAAAACCCTCGACTTCGGCGGCGATATAATCCCTGCCCTCATAGAGCACGGCTACGACGTCTACGGCTATCCAATGGAAGGCTACTGGTTTGACGTCGGGACACCAGAGCGCTACCTTGGCGCGGCCATGTACCTGCTCCACCACCTCTCCCCCGAGGAGATGGAGGCTGTGGAGGTGACCCAGGAGGTCTATATGCAGGGGAAATCGGAGATGTCGGAGGACCTCAGGAGAAAAATCAGGGATGCGATAAAGCGCGGTGAGCTCCTCGTTGATGGCAAGGTTCTCCTCGGGAGGCACATCTCGATCGGTAGCGGAACCACCCTTGAGGATGCAATCATAGACAACTACTCCGTAATCGGCAGAGGGTGCGAGATCCTCCACTCCGTAGTGATGGACAGGGTAAAGCTCGGGGACAACGTGAGGGTAATTAACTCGATAGTAGGCCGCCACGTCGAGATAGGGGACAACGTGAGGATAGTGAACTCCGTCATAGGGGACAACGCGGTGATAAGCGACAACGTGAGGATGTACAACGTCAAGATATGGCCCCACGAATTCGTTGAGAAGGGAGCAACGCTGGAGCACTACACCGTCAGAAGTGCAGTTCCAAAGAGGTGA